From a single Terriglobia bacterium genomic region:
- a CDS encoding tetratricopeptide repeat protein: protein MLVASLAAASPYSARQTSGAASQSALAHLDQASKYLAQKDFDRARAELELAVRIDPANAKAYELLGEVEFQSGNTAGAIAAFEYAVKMQPNDFSSHYGLGMALLRNKEAGEGLRELRVAVSLRPNDLNANYNLGVVLLDEGKPDEAIEHLLKAQTPGESRPEVAYNLVRAELAANRLDEARAEARKAAMPLDSDFNWQAAVGQLFLENHEADDAVPYLSRAHALRPDSTEFRHALAVAYLESKQPQQAIALIKSPETAEDYYLLAGAKYLLREYAVAAKDATTAVSMDPSQPQYLLLAARIDQHLGQHDSALSLLEKAIKLAPKWPDPYYSAGVSLYCEKRYPEARKYLQESFELQPDSARALFLYAVSLASEGNNQEGEAYLRKAVELSPGNAHFRYYLGEILMRQDRLADAEAVYRQAISVDPKYAPLHYQLGKLLLRSNHPDLAAQETEKAISLDPSLAQGYYQLVQAYNRLGEKEKSARAAAAFAKLKKQNISDREVFYEGVKKELGLP from the coding sequence GTGCTCGTCGCAAGCCTCGCCGCCGCTTCGCCTTACTCTGCCAGGCAGACCAGCGGGGCAGCATCCCAATCCGCCCTCGCCCATCTCGACCAGGCAAGTAAGTATCTGGCGCAGAAGGACTTCGACCGTGCCAGAGCGGAACTCGAATTGGCCGTCCGGATTGACCCGGCAAACGCCAAGGCTTACGAGCTGCTGGGAGAGGTTGAGTTCCAGAGCGGCAACACGGCAGGGGCGATCGCGGCCTTTGAATACGCCGTTAAAATGCAACCGAATGATTTCAGCTCTCATTACGGGCTTGGCATGGCGCTCCTGCGAAACAAAGAAGCCGGGGAAGGACTTCGGGAGCTCCGGGTTGCCGTGTCCCTGCGCCCGAACGACCTCAACGCAAATTACAACCTTGGGGTCGTCCTTCTGGACGAAGGCAAGCCGGATGAGGCCATTGAGCACTTGCTCAAGGCCCAGACGCCCGGTGAGAGCAGGCCCGAGGTTGCTTACAATCTGGTCCGCGCGGAACTGGCGGCAAACAGGCTTGATGAAGCCAGGGCGGAGGCCAGGAAAGCGGCGATGCCTTTGGACTCGGACTTCAACTGGCAGGCGGCCGTTGGCCAGTTGTTCCTGGAAAACCACGAGGCCGACGACGCCGTCCCATATCTCTCACGAGCGCACGCTCTGCGGCCTGACTCGACGGAATTCCGGCACGCGCTTGCGGTGGCTTACCTGGAATCGAAGCAGCCTCAGCAAGCGATCGCACTCATCAAAAGCCCTGAGACGGCGGAAGATTATTATCTCCTGGCCGGGGCGAAATATCTGTTGCGGGAATACGCCGTCGCGGCTAAGGATGCGACCACGGCGGTCAGCATGGACCCCAGCCAGCCTCAGTATCTGTTGCTCGCCGCTCGAATTGATCAGCACCTTGGCCAGCACGACTCCGCGCTCTCGCTGCTGGAAAAGGCCATCAAGCTGGCCCCGAAGTGGCCGGACCCGTATTACAGCGCCGGGGTGAGCCTCTATTGCGAAAAGCGATACCCAGAAGCGCGGAAGTACCTCCAGGAATCGTTTGAGCTTCAGCCCGATTCCGCCCGTGCGCTTTTCCTTTACGCGGTCAGCCTCGCCAGTGAAGGGAACAATCAGGAAGGCGAGGCGTATCTCCGCAAAGCGGTTGAATTGAGCCCGGGCAACGCGCACTTCCGGTACTACCTGGGCGAAATTCTGATGCGGCAGGACCGCCTTGCCGATGCCGAAGCGGTTTACAGGCAGGCCATTAGCGTCGATCCGAAATACGCGCCGCTCCACTACCAGCTTGGAAAACTCCTGCTGCGGAGCAATCATCCTGACCTGGCAGCCCAGGAAACCGAAAAAGCAATCAGCCTCGATCCCAGTCTGGCCCAGGGCTATTATCAGCTCGTCCAGGCTTACAACAGGCTGGGCGAAAAAGAGAAGTCCGCACGCGCGGCCGCCGCCTTCGCCAAACTCAAGAAGCAAAATATCAGCGACAGAGAAGTCTTTTACGAGGGTGTGAAGAAAGAGCTGGGGCTGCCCTGA
- a CDS encoding carboxypeptidase regulatory-like domain-containing protein, whose translation MKQGRFSQVMLVVLALTMVAVVPQLRAQTDTGSVSGAVTDPSGAAVPGANVTLRNGETGSVTKTTSNSSGVYGFPVVPVGSNYSVTVEAKGFRTYVQSGITLLINQALRVDAKLAIGSEQQSVEVSAQAVQVATENTSMGDVIESRKMLSLPLNGRSYIDLLGLQAGVVPETTQGSLQDRPVAGTGNSGNFSVNGGREAANGFMLNGGSVEEGRNNGAGLVPNLDSIEEFKVITNAGSAEYGQYSGAIVNVVTKGGTNEWHGSGFEFVRNEKFDARNFFDPDRGAFKRNQFGGTIGGPIIKNRLFIFGDYQGTRQSLGVSTGSISVPTADQRAGNVADLLDPNPSKFSPSLVKGCAPGNGCLNDVLSARLGYTVNDGEPYYTPGCASTAACVFPGGIIPQSAWSAPSLALEQFIPEPTPGLGGATFSTTSQKQHLRDDKFSARGDLDTAGYGRWSLYYALDNTNLLDPFPAANVPGFAASTPQQAMQTVLSNTRTFGSRNVNEAHAAFFRTAMTQRQPQGGLVSDLSSLGFVTGGLGIIPVVPSLQGVPLTTLDNTGVSFGLPDGTTGQFNNTYQVSDSFSSVRGRHTIKFGGNYQRFQINERNTYAQNGVFDFDGSETGSDFADFLIGAPVGFIQSSRQFLDSRSEYGALYVADSYKMKSNLTLNYGLRWETSTFFRDKLNRTPSNCRIQAINYNVQSTIYPTAPKGWLCPGDPGVAQGLAPNDYKNFAPRIGVAYSPGFSSGLIGKVFGGPGKSSIRASYGIYYTNVEDLTQFFEVGDVPAGLFYVSPTQVYYDLPYKNRATPGGPGQRFPFTVPNPQTINWAQLQPIASSPGFDLNNKLPYSQHYDFSIQRQFGGSTLMTLAYVGTNGHHLIAGYSANPGIAAVCLATPGCDRNGEDSTYALNGGNFQYGTRSHSVTSGRFAFGQGLGAILDFGSNNYTATIANSAYNSLQVTMEKRVGAVQFLGAYTWSKSIDDSSAFAQNINPFNAKLSRGLSSYDIAHNFVFSYTWALPGPSAGIGRAVLGGWIFSGITRLTTGFPIGMSSGGDYSLCGCSGVDRPNWTGQSIETFDPRKTENNQWFSPDTFFPEYGRDPNNKILGVPGNAGRAFFHGPGIINFDMAVHKDFKFTERVGLEYRAEFFNAFNHAQFYNPSGSFTSSTFGQVTSARAPRIIQMGMKLSF comes from the coding sequence ATGAAACAGGGGCGATTCTCTCAGGTCATGCTGGTTGTTTTGGCTTTGACGATGGTCGCTGTGGTTCCGCAGTTGCGAGCGCAGACGGACACGGGGTCCGTCTCCGGCGCGGTAACGGACCCGTCGGGTGCTGCCGTTCCGGGGGCCAATGTTACCCTGCGTAACGGTGAGACGGGCTCGGTGACGAAAACCACCTCAAACTCCAGCGGGGTCTATGGCTTCCCTGTGGTGCCGGTTGGCTCAAACTACAGCGTTACGGTGGAGGCAAAGGGCTTCAGGACTTATGTGCAGAGTGGAATCACTCTGCTCATCAATCAGGCCCTGCGCGTCGATGCCAAGCTCGCCATCGGTAGCGAACAGCAGTCGGTGGAAGTTTCGGCCCAGGCGGTCCAGGTAGCCACCGAAAATACTTCCATGGGCGACGTGATCGAGAGCCGCAAAATGCTCTCTCTGCCGCTCAACGGCCGCAGCTACATCGATCTGCTCGGTCTCCAGGCTGGCGTCGTGCCGGAAACCACCCAGGGATCATTGCAGGATCGCCCGGTGGCAGGCACTGGCAACTCCGGAAACTTCTCGGTAAATGGAGGCAGGGAAGCTGCCAACGGATTCATGCTGAATGGCGGCAGCGTGGAAGAGGGGAGAAACAATGGCGCCGGCCTCGTCCCCAATCTGGATTCGATCGAGGAATTCAAGGTGATCACCAACGCCGGCTCGGCAGAATATGGCCAGTATTCCGGAGCGATTGTCAACGTGGTGACCAAAGGCGGCACGAATGAATGGCACGGTTCCGGGTTTGAGTTCGTTCGCAACGAGAAGTTCGACGCACGTAACTTCTTCGATCCGGACCGCGGAGCATTTAAGAGGAATCAGTTTGGAGGCACCATTGGCGGGCCGATCATCAAGAACCGGCTTTTCATTTTCGGCGATTATCAGGGAACGCGCCAGTCTCTCGGAGTTTCAACCGGCTCGATCTCGGTGCCTACTGCCGATCAGCGGGCAGGCAATGTGGCTGACTTGCTTGATCCGAATCCTAGCAAGTTTTCGCCTTCGCTCGTCAAGGGGTGCGCTCCGGGGAATGGTTGTCTGAACGACGTCTTGAGCGCCCGACTGGGTTATACCGTGAATGACGGGGAACCGTATTACACTCCTGGCTGCGCGAGTACCGCGGCTTGTGTTTTCCCCGGTGGCATCATTCCCCAGAGCGCCTGGTCGGCGCCTTCCCTTGCACTCGAGCAATTTATTCCCGAGCCAACTCCCGGCCTGGGCGGTGCGACGTTCTCGACGACGTCTCAAAAACAGCACTTGCGTGACGATAAATTCTCCGCGCGTGGAGACCTTGATACCGCAGGCTATGGCCGCTGGTCATTGTACTATGCGCTTGATAACACCAACCTGCTGGATCCTTTCCCTGCGGCGAACGTTCCGGGTTTCGCTGCTTCAACTCCCCAGCAGGCGATGCAAACCGTCCTCAGCAATACCCGCACATTCGGTTCGAGGAATGTGAATGAAGCCCACGCCGCTTTCTTCCGCACCGCCATGACCCAGCGCCAGCCCCAGGGAGGCTTGGTGTCGGACCTGTCCTCGCTGGGATTCGTCACGGGAGGTTTAGGCATCATTCCTGTGGTGCCGAGCCTTCAGGGTGTCCCTCTTACCACGCTTGACAACACGGGAGTCAGCTTCGGTCTGCCGGACGGCACAACCGGCCAGTTTAACAACACCTATCAGGTGTCCGATAGCTTCTCCTCGGTCCGGGGAAGACACACCATAAAGTTCGGAGGCAACTACCAGCGGTTCCAGATCAACGAAAGAAACACTTACGCCCAGAACGGCGTCTTTGATTTCGATGGCTCGGAAACGGGCAGCGACTTTGCCGATTTTCTGATTGGGGCGCCGGTGGGGTTTATCCAATCCAGCAGGCAGTTTCTGGATTCACGATCAGAATACGGCGCGCTGTATGTGGCAGACAGCTACAAGATGAAATCGAACTTGACGCTCAATTACGGGTTAAGGTGGGAAACCAGCACCTTCTTCCGTGACAAGTTAAATAGGACCCCGAGCAATTGCAGAATCCAGGCGATTAACTATAATGTCCAGTCGACGATATATCCGACTGCGCCCAAGGGCTGGCTGTGTCCTGGAGATCCGGGCGTCGCCCAAGGTCTGGCTCCCAACGATTACAAGAATTTCGCGCCCCGGATCGGCGTCGCATACTCTCCCGGTTTCAGCAGCGGCCTGATAGGCAAGGTCTTTGGCGGCCCCGGCAAATCCAGCATCCGCGCCTCCTATGGCATTTACTACACGAACGTCGAAGACCTCACCCAGTTTTTCGAGGTAGGTGATGTTCCGGCAGGTCTGTTTTACGTGAGTCCCACGCAGGTTTACTATGACCTTCCGTATAAAAACCGCGCAACCCCGGGAGGCCCCGGCCAGCGGTTCCCCTTTACGGTTCCCAATCCGCAAACCATCAACTGGGCGCAGCTACAGCCTATCGCGAGTTCTCCCGGATTTGATCTGAACAACAAGCTTCCTTACTCACAGCACTATGACTTCAGCATCCAGCGACAGTTTGGCGGCTCGACGCTCATGACTCTCGCCTATGTAGGGACAAACGGGCATCACCTGATAGCCGGTTATTCGGCAAATCCAGGTATCGCAGCCGTCTGTCTGGCGACACCGGGTTGCGATCGAAATGGTGAAGACTCCACATACGCCCTGAACGGAGGAAACTTTCAATACGGGACGCGTTCCCATTCGGTGACTTCGGGCCGATTCGCATTCGGACAGGGCCTGGGCGCCATACTGGACTTCGGGAGTAACAACTACACAGCAACGATTGCCAATTCCGCATACAATTCCCTGCAAGTTACGATGGAGAAAAGGGTGGGCGCCGTGCAGTTTCTTGGCGCTTACACCTGGTCAAAATCCATTGATGATTCCTCGGCGTTTGCGCAAAATATCAATCCGTTTAACGCAAAATTGAGCAGAGGTCTCTCCTCGTACGACATTGCACACAACTTCGTTTTCAGCTACACCTGGGCGCTGCCAGGCCCGTCTGCGGGAATCGGGAGAGCAGTGCTGGGCGGGTGGATATTTTCAGGAATTACGCGGCTGACGACGGGCTTCCCGATCGGTATGAGTAGCGGAGGAGACTACTCGCTTTGCGGATGCTCGGGCGTAGACCGGCCGAACTGGACTGGGCAATCCATTGAGACCTTCGATCCCAGAAAGACTGAAAACAACCAGTGGTTCTCGCCGGACACTTTCTTCCCTGAGTACGGCAGGGACCCCAACAACAAGATTCTCGGTGTTCCAGGCAACGCCGGACGGGCCTTCTTCCACGGCCCCGGAATTATCAACTTCGACATGGCGGTGCATAAAGACTTCAAGTTTACCGAGAGAGTTGGGCTGGAGTACCGCGCTGAATTCTTCAACGCGTTTAACCACGCTCAGTTCTACAATCCCTCAGGCAGCTTTACGTCGAGCACCTTCGGCCAGGTCACAAGCGCCCGCGCCCCTCGCATCATCCAGATGGGCATGAAGCTAAGCTTCTGA
- a CDS encoding tetratricopeptide repeat protein produces the protein MPGALGGTGRIRRTFWRGLLFLLPSGLIFYSTPSRAQTQGPSNADQQLAVQLNKDGIGLAKKSDYASAIEKFRRASELWPQFPDSQYNLAATLEKIGQLDQAISAYKAAVRLKPDSGPMHLALGLALAKDQELAGAANELQQAVALSPQDPLAHYNLGLTYEQQGKPQDALVEYRKAIQIRPEFGPAHERLGIVLRRQGKQPEAIEEFQSAVRLSPEDADAHYNLGLALKSEGKPDEALKEMDEALRLKPDFEQARYNRAMIIRSRGEQAQAKKEMQEIAGLSEFRAKVAQAKHLTLSAADHLKDREPDKALADLAPALEYWKDNPAAYYLKGLAFEQKADLAEARANLEKAVDLKPDYPEALIGLGRVLWELGDRQEAIGEFDKAVAVAPDLAEAHYNRGLAQAWLGDATSAAAEFRTALALKPDYVDAGINLGLTLMKMRKLDEAIRQFKSMAKAFPESAGVQNNLGLALLEQGNVNEAAEAFRQSLRLDPDSAEAHYNLALALRKEGQGEAAATEFRRAQDLNPSLPPP, from the coding sequence ATGCCGGGTGCTTTGGGTGGGACTGGCCGCATCAGGAGAACCTTCTGGCGCGGTCTGCTTTTTCTGCTGCCCTCAGGGCTGATATTTTACAGCACGCCTTCCCGGGCCCAGACCCAGGGGCCTTCCAACGCAGACCAGCAATTGGCTGTTCAGCTAAATAAAGATGGCATTGGTCTCGCCAAAAAGTCTGACTACGCCTCCGCCATAGAGAAATTCCGCCGCGCCAGTGAACTCTGGCCGCAGTTTCCTGACTCGCAATACAACCTGGCAGCAACGCTTGAAAAGATCGGCCAGCTTGACCAGGCAATCAGCGCCTACAAGGCCGCCGTCCGCCTGAAACCTGATTCCGGACCCATGCACCTTGCGCTGGGACTGGCGTTGGCAAAGGACCAGGAGCTAGCGGGCGCTGCAAATGAGCTTCAGCAGGCGGTTGCGCTGTCGCCACAAGACCCTCTAGCGCATTACAATCTTGGCCTGACCTATGAGCAGCAAGGCAAGCCGCAGGATGCCCTGGTCGAGTATCGGAAGGCCATCCAGATCCGCCCGGAATTTGGTCCTGCGCACGAGCGGTTGGGGATTGTATTGCGCCGCCAGGGAAAGCAGCCTGAAGCAATTGAGGAATTCCAGTCCGCCGTTCGCCTTTCTCCCGAGGATGCAGATGCGCATTACAATCTCGGCCTCGCTCTGAAATCAGAGGGAAAACCGGACGAGGCGCTGAAAGAGATGGATGAAGCCCTCCGCTTGAAGCCGGACTTTGAGCAGGCCCGCTATAACCGGGCGATGATCATTCGCAGTCGCGGAGAGCAGGCACAAGCGAAGAAGGAGATGCAGGAAATTGCCGGCCTGAGCGAGTTCAGAGCCAAGGTGGCGCAGGCGAAGCACCTGACCTTGTCGGCGGCCGATCATCTGAAGGACCGCGAACCCGACAAGGCTCTTGCCGATCTTGCACCAGCACTGGAATACTGGAAAGACAATCCCGCCGCCTATTACCTGAAGGGTCTGGCTTTTGAACAGAAAGCAGATTTAGCAGAAGCACGGGCCAATCTTGAAAAAGCCGTTGACCTGAAGCCGGATTACCCGGAAGCACTGATCGGCCTGGGCCGCGTGCTGTGGGAACTCGGCGATCGTCAGGAGGCGATCGGTGAATTTGACAAGGCCGTTGCGGTTGCCCCTGATCTTGCAGAAGCGCATTACAATCGCGGCCTGGCGCAAGCCTGGTTGGGTGATGCCACAAGCGCCGCCGCTGAGTTCCGCACGGCGCTTGCTTTGAAGCCTGACTATGTTGACGCCGGCATCAACCTTGGCCTGACGCTCATGAAAATGCGGAAACTCGACGAGGCAATTCGACAATTCAAATCAATGGCCAAGGCATTCCCCGAGAGCGCTGGTGTCCAGAACAATCTGGGCCTGGCGCTGCTTGAACAAGGAAACGTCAATGAGGCTGCCGAGGCATTCCGGCAATCGCTGCGGCTGGACCCGGATTCGGCGGAGGCGCACTACAATCTGGCGCTCGCTCTCAGGAAGGAAGGCCAGGGTGAGGCTGCGGCGACGGAATTCAGGAGAGCGCAGGACCTGAATCCCTCCCTGCCGCCGCCCTGA
- a CDS encoding RidA family protein gives MFNIPGTHEPVTNLAHSPKAEAGPAAAFSGVAAQGQGGVQKLGYDGQPAKGGISPVVVHDGLIYVAGQGANEHQEEATLDITTHVQRAMDNVKKLVEAAGGDMDHVLQLTVYLATLEFYDAMNKAYRPYFPNRGPARCTVAVAGIPGKSLVEISCIAAVVRQQG, from the coding sequence ATGTTCAATATACCAGGGACGCACGAGCCAGTCACGAATTTGGCGCATTCGCCCAAAGCGGAAGCTGGTCCAGCCGCAGCTTTCTCCGGCGTTGCCGCGCAGGGCCAGGGCGGAGTCCAGAAACTCGGTTACGATGGCCAGCCTGCCAAGGGAGGGATCTCCCCGGTGGTTGTACACGATGGCCTGATCTACGTGGCGGGCCAGGGCGCCAATGAGCATCAGGAGGAGGCGACGCTGGACATTACGACCCACGTTCAGAGGGCGATGGACAACGTCAAGAAGCTGGTGGAGGCGGCGGGCGGCGACATGGACCATGTCCTGCAACTCACCGTGTATCTGGCGACGCTGGAATTTTACGACGCCATGAACAAGGCTTACCGTCCATATTTTCCGAACCGAGGTCCGGCCCGCTGCACGGTTGCGGTGGCCGGGATTCCCGGCAAATCTTTGGTTGAAATAAGTTGCATTGCGGCAGTCGTCCGCCAACAAGGATGA
- a CDS encoding RidA family protein produces MDTNRNEKRRTFLTNLAAVAASVWGAPKLLAQAGDAQAAAPQASPRHHGPMVHNGLIYISGQGANDSGAVEGATIEDHTKKVMENIKRIVEEGGGTMDSILQLNVYLATLEHYEGMNKVYYSYFPNGGPARCTVAVAGIPGRSLLEINGIAAVVK; encoded by the coding sequence ATGGACACCAATCGAAATGAGAAACGGCGAACTTTCCTGACCAATCTGGCGGCGGTTGCAGCGTCGGTATGGGGGGCGCCCAAACTGCTGGCGCAGGCTGGCGATGCGCAGGCTGCCGCTCCACAGGCCAGCCCTAGACATCACGGTCCCATGGTGCACAACGGGCTGATTTACATCTCGGGCCAGGGAGCAAATGACAGCGGGGCCGTGGAGGGCGCGACGATTGAGGACCACACAAAAAAAGTGATGGAGAACATCAAGCGCATTGTGGAAGAGGGTGGCGGGACCATGGACAGCATTCTGCAACTGAATGTCTACCTGGCCACCCTGGAACATTATGAAGGGATGAACAAGGTTTATTATTCCTACTTCCCTAACGGCGGGCCGGCCCGTTGCACGGTTGCGGTGGCCGGCATCCCGGGCCGCTCGCTGCTGGAGATCAACGGGATTGCAGCGGTGGTGAAATGA
- a CDS encoding aminotransferase class V-fold PLP-dependent enzyme has product MATKLSSDRRTFVKWAVALPLLGQIAAQDMFGKARTGVKNLTRNQVPTYKDLGVRTLINARGTWTYLSASLELPEVKQAQLEAARHYVDINELQHAVGRRLAELSGAESGMVTSGAAGAMASATAGCIAGTDPQKIWQLPDTTGMKDQVIMFGGRIAFDNAIRLAGGKLVVVHTPEELQSAINDKTAMVYTTRLGDPLKKALEITKRAGVPLLLDDAAGIPPISNLWLYSQMGCDLYCFSGGKGLLGPQCSGLLLGRKDLIEAALANTNPWEGAVCRPMKVGKEEIMGCLAAVEAWTKLDPDTLYRQWDARVKRIAKLVDTVPGVKTNIYVPKGGNRYPTLRVMWDEQAWKFSVQDCAKKLSDGEPRIEVLTASNPSGVLARLDKDFMRPGADNHLEIISMSLQNGEDLIVGRRLREVLTEARKSA; this is encoded by the coding sequence ATGGCCACGAAGTTATCGTCTGATCGGCGAACATTCGTCAAGTGGGCGGTAGCCCTGCCCTTATTGGGGCAGATCGCCGCCCAGGACATGTTTGGCAAGGCCCGGACCGGCGTCAAAAACTTAACTCGAAACCAGGTCCCCACTTATAAGGACCTGGGCGTCCGAACGCTGATCAACGCGCGCGGGACCTGGACTTATCTCAGCGCCAGCCTGGAACTTCCAGAAGTGAAGCAAGCCCAATTGGAAGCAGCCAGGCATTATGTCGACATCAACGAGCTTCAACACGCTGTAGGCCGGCGGCTGGCGGAACTCTCCGGCGCGGAGTCGGGCATGGTGACTTCCGGCGCTGCCGGGGCCATGGCTTCGGCCACAGCCGGTTGCATCGCGGGAACCGACCCACAGAAGATCTGGCAATTGCCGGACACGACCGGCATGAAAGACCAGGTGATCATGTTCGGCGGCCGCATTGCTTTTGACAACGCGATTCGGCTGGCAGGCGGCAAGCTGGTGGTCGTCCATACGCCCGAAGAATTGCAGAGCGCGATCAACGACAAGACCGCCATGGTTTACACCACCCGCCTGGGCGACCCACTCAAGAAAGCATTGGAGATCACCAAGCGCGCGGGCGTGCCTCTGCTGCTGGACGATGCCGCCGGCATTCCGCCCATCTCGAATTTGTGGCTCTATTCACAGATGGGCTGCGATCTCTATTGCTTCAGCGGCGGCAAGGGCCTGCTGGGACCGCAGTGTTCCGGTCTTCTGCTCGGGCGGAAAGATTTGATTGAAGCGGCGCTGGCCAACACGAACCCCTGGGAAGGCGCCGTATGCCGGCCCATGAAAGTGGGAAAAGAAGAAATCATGGGCTGCCTGGCGGCTGTGGAAGCGTGGACGAAATTAGATCCGGACACCCTCTATCGGCAGTGGGACGCGCGGGTCAAGCGGATCGCCAAACTGGTGGACACCGTGCCCGGCGTCAAGACCAATATCTATGTGCCCAAGGGCGGAAACCGCTACCCCACACTGAGGGTCATGTGGGACGAGCAAGCCTGGAAATTCAGCGTGCAGGATTGCGCGAAGAAGCTGAGCGATGGGGAGCCCAGAATCGAAGTCCTGACAGCCAGCAATCCGAGCGGAGTGCTGGCCCGGCTCGATAAAGACTTTATGAGGCCCGGCGCCGACAACCATCTCGAGATCATCTCCATGAGCCTTCAGAATGGAGAAGACCTTATTGTTGGCCGGCGGCTGCGTGAGGTCCTAACGGAAGCGCGCAAGTCGGCCTGA
- a CDS encoding mandelate racemase/muconate lactonizing enzyme family protein, giving the protein MSKEDAMRINRRGVLKSSAAMLGGALLGSEAGAEAQIQQHVNTNSSPSTLKITDLRVATVVKPGPSPCPIIRIDTNQGVYGLGEVRDGASATYALMLKGRILGENPLRVDYIFQKIKQFGGDARQAGGVVSIEMALWDIAGKVYNVPIYQMLGGKWRDEIRIYADTTESKDPGIYAQRMKARKEEMGLTWLKMDLGINLVEDIPGTVTRPSGLSKWEEDFQPHPFVATEVTDKGIEKLSEFVAAVREAVGMEIPLSMDHLGHIGVKSCIRLGEAYEKFNLSWIEDVVPWYYTDLLKRITAESPTPTLTGEDIYREEDFETLCANHAVDKIHPDLSSSGGILRTHRIGDMAFKYGVPMAMHMAGTPIACLASVHCAAATRNFLAMENHSLDVPWWQDLVEGIDKPIIHRGYITVPDRPGLGVTLNEDVVRQHLKPGTGYFEPTTQWDEERSWDRLWS; this is encoded by the coding sequence ATGTCCAAAGAGGATGCTATGAGGATTAACCGGCGGGGAGTTCTAAAGTCTTCTGCCGCTATGCTCGGCGGCGCGCTTCTTGGCTCGGAAGCCGGAGCGGAAGCGCAGATTCAGCAGCACGTTAATACCAATTCAAGTCCGTCAACCCTGAAGATCACCGACCTTCGCGTCGCAACGGTCGTGAAACCGGGTCCAAGCCCCTGCCCCATCATACGGATTGACACCAACCAGGGTGTTTACGGGCTGGGCGAGGTGCGTGATGGAGCAAGCGCAACCTACGCGCTGATGCTCAAGGGCCGCATCCTCGGCGAGAACCCTCTTCGCGTTGACTACATCTTCCAGAAGATCAAGCAATTTGGCGGTGATGCGCGCCAGGCGGGCGGAGTGGTCTCCATCGAGATGGCGCTGTGGGACATTGCGGGGAAGGTTTACAACGTTCCCATCTACCAGATGCTGGGCGGCAAATGGCGCGACGAGATCAGGATTTACGCGGATACCACCGAATCCAAGGACCCTGGAATCTACGCCCAGCGCATGAAGGCTCGCAAGGAAGAGATGGGCCTGACGTGGTTGAAAATGGACCTTGGGATCAATCTCGTCGAAGATATTCCCGGCACGGTGACGCGGCCTTCCGGACTGAGCAAGTGGGAGGAAGATTTCCAGCCGCATCCGTTCGTCGCGACGGAAGTCACCGACAAGGGCATCGAAAAATTGAGCGAATTTGTGGCAGCCGTGCGCGAGGCGGTGGGCATGGAGATTCCGCTATCCATGGACCATCTGGGACACATCGGGGTCAAGTCTTGCATCCGCCTGGGCGAGGCCTATGAAAAGTTCAACCTTTCATGGATTGAAGATGTGGTCCCCTGGTATTACACCGATCTGCTGAAGCGCATTACCGCTGAGAGTCCTACGCCAACACTCACCGGCGAAGACATCTACCGCGAGGAAGATTTTGAAACCCTTTGCGCAAACCATGCCGTGGATAAAATTCATCCCGACCTTTCATCCTCCGGTGGAATCCTGCGGACCCACCGAATCGGCGATATGGCTTTCAAATATGGGGTCCCAATGGCCATGCACATGGCGGGAACGCCCATTGCCTGTCTGGCCAGCGTCCACTGCGCGGCAGCCACCCGGAACTTTCTCGCCATGGAAAATCACTCCCTCGACGTGCCGTGGTGGCAGGACCTTGTGGAGGGCATTGATAAACCGATCATCCACAGGGGCTATATCACCGTGCCTGACCGGCCCGGCCTTGGCGTGACCCTCAACGAGGATGTCGTCCGGCAGCACCTGAAACCTGGTACAGGCTATTTCGAACCAACCACTCAGTGGGACGAGGAACGCTCCTGGGACCGTTTGTGGAGCTGA